In one Cronobacter dublinensis subsp. dublinensis LMG 23823 genomic region, the following are encoded:
- a CDS encoding LacI family DNA-binding transcriptional regulator, with protein sequence MSKKLQVARIAEQTGLSLSTVSRVLAGKANTSDKARRKVRECAKALGVLEDMAAGRLLLNSLVVFAPRRAFDERSDIFYYRVIQSINKALEPHEVRLRYCALEENDADANLFLARMNEPQTEAALLLGIDDPHIHDLAVDVGKPCVLINCRDRNMRLPTVAPDHRAIGENAARYLFEMGHRDVVNVLCLRRYTMELRLAGIRDAWEAQNLAFDEKRHLLTAPDFSARGCEALVARFLADTPADAVPGALLVGGDFMAAGAVKALQNAGLRVPQDISVMSIDAFNLAAIEDVPLTAVHVPRDALGEEAVLMLQQRLIRPQAATGTLLLNGTLDVRESVRRVRPGRGRTSVQRDGLYD encoded by the coding sequence ATGAGTAAAAAGCTCCAGGTCGCCCGGATCGCCGAACAAACCGGCCTTTCACTGAGTACCGTGTCGCGCGTACTGGCGGGCAAAGCGAACACCAGCGACAAGGCGCGCCGCAAGGTGCGGGAGTGCGCGAAAGCGCTGGGCGTGCTGGAGGATATGGCGGCGGGCCGGTTGCTGCTCAACAGTCTGGTGGTGTTTGCGCCGCGCCGGGCGTTTGATGAGCGGTCCGACATCTTCTACTACCGCGTGATTCAGAGTATTAACAAAGCGCTGGAGCCGCACGAGGTGCGGTTGCGCTACTGCGCGCTGGAGGAGAACGACGCCGACGCCAACCTGTTTCTCGCCAGAATGAACGAGCCGCAGACCGAGGCGGCGCTGCTGCTCGGCATCGACGATCCGCACATTCACGATCTGGCGGTGGATGTCGGCAAGCCATGCGTGCTCATCAACTGTCGCGACCGTAACATGCGTCTGCCCACGGTCGCGCCCGATCACCGCGCCATCGGCGAGAACGCGGCGCGCTACCTTTTTGAAATGGGCCATCGCGACGTGGTGAATGTGCTGTGCCTGCGTCGTTATACGATGGAGCTGCGCCTGGCGGGCATTCGCGACGCCTGGGAGGCGCAGAATCTGGCGTTTGACGAGAAGCGCCATTTGCTGACGGCCCCCGATTTCAGCGCCAGAGGCTGCGAGGCGCTGGTGGCCCGCTTTCTGGCCGACACACCCGCCGACGCCGTGCCCGGCGCGCTGCTGGTGGGCGGCGATTTTATGGCGGCGGGCGCGGTGAAAGCGTTACAGAACGCCGGGCTTCGCGTGCCGCAGGATATCTCGGTGATGAGCATCGACGCCTTTAACCTGGCGGCGATTGAGGATGTGCCGCTCACGGCGGTGCATGTGCCGCGCGACGCGTTAGGCGAGGAGGCGGTGTTGATGCTGCAACAGCGGCTGATCCGCCCGCAGGCGGCCACGGGCACGCTGTTGCTCAATGGCACGCTGGACGTACGCGAATCGGTGCGTCGCGTCAGGCCGGGGCGGGGCAGAACCAGCGTGCAGCGCGACGGCCTGTACGACTAA
- a CDS encoding ABC-F family ATPase, with protein sequence MLVTSNVTMQFGSKPLFENISVKFGGGNRYGLIGANGSGKSTFMKILGGDLQPSAGNVSLDPNERIGKLRQDQFAFEQYTVLDTVIMGHGELWEVKQERDRIYALPEMSEEDGYKVADLEVKYGEMDGYSAESRAGELLLGVGIPLEQHYGPMSEVAPGWKLRVLLAQALFSNPDILLLDEPTNNLDIDTIRWLEQTLNDRDSTMIIISHDRHFLNMVCTHMADLDYGELRVYPGNYDEYMTAATQARERLLADNAKKKAQIADLQSFVSRFSANASKSRQATSRARQIDKIKLEEVKASSRQNPFIRFEQDKKLFRNALEVEAMTKGFDNGPLFKNVGLLLEVGEKLAILGANGVGKSTMLKTLVGEMQPDNGTVKWSENAQIGYYAQDHEYEFDNDLTVFEWMSQWKQEGDDEQAVRSILGRLLFSQDDIKKPAKVLSGGEKGRMLFGKLMMEKPNILVMDEPTNHLDMESIESLNAALEMYQGTLIFVSHDREFVSSLATRVIEITPERVVDFSGGYEDYLRSKGIE encoded by the coding sequence GTGTTAGTTACCAGCAACGTCACCATGCAGTTCGGCAGTAAGCCGCTGTTTGAAAACATTTCCGTCAAGTTTGGCGGCGGCAACCGTTACGGTCTGATTGGCGCCAACGGAAGCGGGAAATCCACTTTTATGAAGATCCTCGGCGGCGATTTACAGCCGAGCGCAGGCAACGTGTCGCTCGATCCTAACGAGCGCATCGGTAAGCTGCGCCAGGATCAGTTCGCTTTCGAACAATACACCGTGCTGGACACCGTGATCATGGGTCATGGCGAGCTGTGGGAAGTGAAGCAGGAGCGCGATCGCATCTATGCGCTGCCGGAGATGAGCGAAGAAGACGGCTATAAAGTGGCCGACCTCGAAGTCAAATATGGCGAAATGGACGGCTACAGCGCTGAATCCCGCGCGGGCGAACTGCTGCTGGGCGTGGGTATTCCGCTGGAGCAGCACTACGGCCCGATGAGCGAAGTCGCGCCCGGCTGGAAGCTGCGTGTTCTGCTGGCGCAGGCGCTGTTCTCTAACCCGGACATCCTGCTGCTCGACGAACCGACCAACAACCTGGACATCGACACCATCCGCTGGCTGGAGCAGACGCTCAACGATCGCGACAGCACCATGATTATTATTTCGCACGACCGTCACTTCCTGAACATGGTCTGCACCCATATGGCGGATCTGGATTACGGCGAGCTGCGCGTGTATCCGGGCAACTACGACGAATACATGACCGCCGCGACCCAGGCGCGCGAGCGTCTGCTGGCGGATAACGCCAAGAAAAAGGCCCAGATTGCCGACCTGCAATCCTTCGTCAGCCGCTTTAGCGCCAACGCCTCGAAATCTCGCCAGGCGACCTCCCGCGCCCGTCAGATTGACAAAATCAAGCTGGAAGAGGTGAAAGCCTCCAGCCGCCAGAACCCGTTTATCCGCTTCGAGCAGGATAAAAAGCTGTTCCGTAACGCGCTGGAAGTGGAAGCCATGACCAAAGGCTTCGACAACGGCCCGCTGTTTAAAAACGTCGGCCTGCTGCTCGAAGTGGGTGAGAAGCTCGCTATCCTCGGCGCTAACGGCGTGGGTAAATCCACCATGCTGAAAACGCTGGTTGGCGAAATGCAACCGGATAACGGTACCGTGAAATGGTCCGAGAACGCGCAGATCGGCTATTACGCGCAGGATCACGAATATGAGTTCGACAACGATCTGACCGTGTTCGAATGGATGAGCCAGTGGAAGCAGGAAGGCGACGACGAACAGGCCGTGCGCAGCATCCTGGGCCGCCTGCTGTTTAGCCAGGACGACATCAAAAAGCCCGCCAAAGTGCTCTCCGGCGGTGAAAAGGGCCGTATGCTGTTCGGCAAGCTAATGATGGAAAAACCGAACATCCTGGTGATGGACGAACCGACCAACCACCTGGATATGGAATCGATCGAATCGCTCAACGCCGCGCTGGAGATGTACCAGGGCACGCTGATTTTCGTTTCCCACGACCGCGAATTCGTGAGCTCACTCGCGACCCGCGTGATTGAAATCACCCCGGAACGCGTGGTGGATTTCTCCGGTGGGTACGAAGATTATCTGCGCAGCAAAGGCATCGAATAA
- a CDS encoding MFS transporter, producing MSQSINQDVGAVKTRTRRAIRHLRWWVLVLFLMGVTVNYITRNSLGILAPELKESLGITTEQYSYIVGAFQLAYTLFQPLCGWLIDVIGLKLGFLICASLWALMCIFHAGAGSWLHLAILRFFMGAAEAAATPANAKTLGEWFPKKERPVAAGWAGVGFSIGAMLAPPIIYFAHISFGWQGAFLFTGVLALGWVVLWWLFYHNPESHPRLSDEELAFIRQDNEPTPVRLPFFTALKTVSKNKRFYGIAIPAFMAEPAWAVMSFWVPLYLAKEHGMDLKQIAMFAWLPFLAADLGSVASGYLTKLYVRLFGCTRVNSVVASSVTGAFLMVSLAIVTLTRDPYITIILISIGGFGHQIISCMLSALVVESFDRGQMATVNGMRGSCAWIASFLFSLIIGVTADKIGFNPLFVAMGFFDLIGAMFLVAFIAVRRSTRAS from the coding sequence ATGAGTCAGAGCATTAACCAGGATGTCGGCGCGGTGAAAACCCGTACCCGCCGGGCTATCCGTCATCTGCGCTGGTGGGTGCTGGTGCTGTTTTTGATGGGCGTGACCGTCAACTACATCACCCGCAACTCGCTTGGCATTCTCGCGCCGGAGCTCAAAGAGAGCCTGGGCATCACCACCGAACAGTACTCTTATATCGTGGGCGCGTTTCAGCTCGCCTACACCCTCTTTCAGCCGCTGTGCGGCTGGCTGATAGACGTGATTGGCCTCAAACTCGGCTTTCTGATTTGCGCCTCGCTATGGGCGCTGATGTGTATTTTCCATGCGGGCGCCGGCAGCTGGCTGCATCTCGCTATCCTGCGGTTCTTCATGGGCGCGGCGGAAGCGGCGGCGACGCCCGCGAACGCCAAAACGCTCGGCGAATGGTTTCCGAAAAAAGAGCGTCCGGTTGCCGCAGGCTGGGCGGGCGTTGGGTTCTCCATTGGCGCGATGCTGGCCCCGCCGATTATATACTTCGCGCATATCTCCTTCGGCTGGCAGGGCGCGTTTCTGTTTACCGGCGTGCTGGCGCTCGGCTGGGTCGTGCTGTGGTGGCTGTTTTATCACAACCCGGAAAGCCACCCGCGCCTGAGCGATGAAGAACTCGCTTTTATTCGCCAGGATAACGAGCCGACGCCGGTGCGCCTGCCCTTTTTCACCGCGCTGAAAACCGTCTCGAAGAACAAACGCTTTTACGGTATCGCCATTCCGGCGTTTATGGCCGAGCCCGCCTGGGCGGTGATGAGCTTCTGGGTGCCGCTCTACCTCGCCAAAGAGCACGGCATGGATCTCAAACAGATAGCCATGTTCGCCTGGCTGCCGTTCCTCGCCGCCGACTTAGGCTCGGTCGCAAGCGGCTATCTGACCAAATTGTATGTGCGTCTTTTCGGCTGCACGCGGGTCAATTCCGTGGTGGCAAGCTCGGTGACCGGCGCGTTTCTGATGGTGTCGCTCGCGATTGTGACCCTGACGCGCGACCCGTACATCACCATCATTCTTATCTCCATCGGCGGATTCGGGCATCAGATTATCTCCTGCATGCTGAGCGCGCTGGTGGTGGAATCGTTTGACCGCGGCCAGATGGCCACCGTGAACGGGATGCGCGGCTCCTGCGCCTGGATTGCCAGCTTCCTGTTCTCACTGATTATCGGGGTGACCGCCGACAAAATCGGCTTCAACCCGCTGTTTGTCGCCATGGGCTTTTTTGACCTGATTGGCGCGATGTTCCTGGTTGCCTTTATTGCCGTGCGCCGCAGCACGCGCGCTTCATAG
- a CDS encoding glycoside hydrolase family 31 protein: MKTLKHWRFTHSDDHHVELTVDDAHTLCLWVLEPGLFRVAVKRRGAYALKRTWSIAPENDVPWEGRARDSLAGFSLPGFTLEETPERLTISSERLRVTVHQPLWLEWHYRDDEGRWQFLTSDRPTSAYLLNAHGDGVAHYQRREKDDRYYGLGEKAGDLERTGRRFEMRNLDAMGYNAASTDPLYKHIPFTITRREQVSFGLFYDNLSSCWLDLGNEIDNYHQPYRRWQAEAGDIDYYLFVGPRVLDVTKAFVRLTGKTLFGPKWSLGYSGSTMHYTDAPDAQDQLMNFIRLCDEQAIPCDSFQLSSGYTSINNKRYVFNWNYDKVPQPTAMSAAFHDAGLKLAANIKPCLLQDHPRYQEVAQQGLFIRDSETDAPERSSFWDDEGSHLDFTNPATVAWWQNGVTTQLLEMGIDSTWNDNNEYEVWDGEARCHGFGEPVAIKHIRPVMPLLMMRASMEAQQRFAPEKRPYLISRSGCAGMQRYVQTWSGDNRTSWQTLRYNIRMGLGMSLSGLYNVGHDVGGFSGDKPDAELFVRWVQNGVMHPRFTIHSWNDDHTVNEPWMYPAATPAIRSAIALRYRLLPYLYTLLWQAHADDEPMLRPTFLDHEHDAQTFRECDEFMLGRDLLVASVVEPGARTRTLWLPANDHGWYDFHTGSWYAGGQQVTLDAPLERLPLLVRAGAGLPLSERIRHVDAQRDDTRELKLFPVPGNGQASGLVFEDDGESWGYQDGNALWVNWQMRCTAEAIHLTFATTGDYRPAWASMSVTLPPGETRRLVINGDDTDRWVR, from the coding sequence ATGAAAACCCTCAAACACTGGAGATTTACCCACTCAGATGACCACCATGTTGAACTGACGGTGGATGACGCCCACACGCTGTGCCTGTGGGTGCTGGAGCCGGGCTTGTTCCGCGTGGCGGTAAAACGCCGCGGGGCGTATGCGCTCAAACGTACCTGGAGTATCGCGCCGGAAAACGATGTGCCCTGGGAGGGCCGCGCACGCGACAGCCTCGCGGGGTTCAGCCTGCCGGGCTTTACGCTTGAGGAGACGCCGGAGCGGCTGACTATCAGCAGCGAACGGCTGCGCGTCACCGTGCATCAGCCGCTGTGGCTGGAGTGGCACTACCGCGACGACGAAGGCCGCTGGCAGTTTCTGACAAGCGATCGCCCCACCAGCGCGTACCTGCTGAACGCGCATGGCGATGGCGTGGCGCACTACCAGCGCCGCGAGAAAGACGATCGCTACTATGGGCTTGGCGAAAAGGCGGGCGATCTGGAGCGTACCGGCCGCCGCTTCGAGATGCGTAACCTCGACGCGATGGGCTATAACGCCGCCAGCACCGACCCGCTGTATAAACATATTCCGTTTACCATCACCCGACGCGAGCAGGTCAGCTTCGGGCTGTTTTACGACAACCTGAGCAGCTGCTGGCTCGATCTGGGCAACGAGATAGATAACTACCATCAGCCCTACCGCCGCTGGCAGGCCGAGGCGGGCGATATCGACTACTACCTGTTTGTCGGCCCGCGCGTGCTGGATGTCACCAAAGCCTTTGTGCGGCTCACCGGCAAGACGCTGTTCGGCCCGAAATGGAGCCTCGGCTACAGCGGCTCCACGATGCACTACACCGACGCGCCGGACGCGCAGGATCAGCTGATGAACTTTATCCGCCTGTGCGACGAGCAGGCGATCCCGTGCGACTCCTTCCAGCTGTCGTCGGGCTATACCTCCATTAACAACAAGCGCTACGTCTTCAACTGGAACTACGACAAAGTGCCGCAGCCCACAGCGATGAGCGCCGCGTTCCACGACGCCGGGCTGAAGCTTGCCGCGAATATCAAACCCTGCCTGTTGCAGGATCACCCGCGCTATCAGGAAGTAGCGCAGCAGGGGCTGTTTATCCGCGATTCCGAAACGGACGCGCCGGAGCGTTCCAGTTTCTGGGATGACGAAGGGTCGCATCTCGATTTCACCAACCCGGCCACGGTCGCGTGGTGGCAGAACGGCGTCACCACGCAGCTGCTGGAGATGGGTATTGATTCCACCTGGAATGACAATAACGAGTATGAAGTCTGGGACGGCGAGGCGCGCTGCCACGGTTTCGGCGAGCCGGTGGCGATTAAGCACATCCGCCCGGTGATGCCGCTCTTAATGATGCGCGCGTCGATGGAGGCACAGCAGCGTTTTGCACCGGAAAAACGCCCGTATCTGATCTCGCGCTCCGGCTGCGCCGGGATGCAGCGCTACGTCCAGACCTGGAGCGGCGATAACCGCACCAGCTGGCAGACGCTGCGCTATAACATTCGCATGGGCCTCGGGATGAGCCTGTCCGGGCTGTATAACGTGGGCCACGACGTCGGCGGCTTTTCGGGCGACAAACCGGACGCCGAGCTGTTCGTGCGCTGGGTGCAGAACGGCGTGATGCATCCGCGCTTTACCATTCACTCGTGGAATGACGATCACACCGTCAACGAGCCGTGGATGTACCCGGCGGCGACGCCTGCGATCCGCAGCGCGATTGCGCTGCGCTATCGCCTGCTGCCTTACCTTTACACGCTGTTATGGCAGGCGCATGCCGACGACGAACCGATGCTGCGCCCGACGTTTCTTGACCACGAGCATGACGCGCAGACCTTCCGCGAGTGCGACGAGTTTATGTTAGGGCGCGATCTGCTGGTGGCGAGCGTCGTGGAGCCCGGCGCGCGTACCCGCACGCTCTGGCTGCCGGCCAACGACCACGGCTGGTACGATTTCCATACCGGCAGCTGGTACGCGGGTGGCCAGCAGGTGACGCTGGACGCGCCGCTGGAGCGGCTGCCGCTGCTGGTGCGGGCGGGCGCGGGGCTGCCGCTCAGCGAGCGTATCCGGCATGTGGACGCGCAGCGCGACGACACGCGCGAGCTGAAACTGTTCCCGGTGCCGGGCAACGGGCAGGCTTCTGGCCTGGTGTTTGAAGATGACGGCGAATCCTGGGGTTATCAAGACGGTAACGCGCTGTGGGTGAACTGGCAGATGCGTTGCACCGCCGAGGCCATTCATCTGACGTTTGCCACGACCGGCGATTACCGTCCGGCGTGGGCGTCGATGTCGGTAACCTTGCCGCCCGGCGAAACCCGCCGTCTGGTGATTAACGGCGATGACACCGACCGCTGGGTGCGGTAA
- the moeA gene encoding molybdopterin molybdotransferase MoeA — MEPTAGLMSLETALEEMLSRILPLSETQTLPLLKSMGRVTARAVTSPLDVPGFDNAAMDGYAVRLADLASGAWLPVAGKAFAGQPFSGEWPAGSVVRIMTGAPVPPGCEAVIMQEEAQTSDAGVRFTAAARVGQHIRRRGEDIRQGAVVMEAGQKLSAAELPLLASLGIPEVDVVRKPRVAIFSTGDELQLPGQPLAEGQIYDTNRLAVHLMLEALGCDVINLGIIRDDPDALRAAFLEADREADVVLSSGGVSVGEADYTKTLLEELGEIGFWKLAIKPGKPFAFGRLANSWFCGLPGNPVSAAVTFYQLVQPLLAKLSGQQVVRAPRLRVRAAERLKKSPGRLDFQRGVLRTGADGQPEVISTGHQGSHIFSSFTQGNCFIVLERERGHVEPGEWVEVEPFNHLFGG, encoded by the coding sequence ATGGAACCGACCGCTGGACTGATGTCCCTGGAAACCGCCCTTGAAGAAATGCTCTCCCGCATTCTTCCCCTGAGTGAGACGCAAACGCTGCCGCTGCTAAAGAGCATGGGCCGGGTGACGGCGCGCGCGGTCACCTCACCGCTGGACGTGCCGGGATTTGATAACGCGGCGATGGACGGCTACGCCGTGCGCTTAGCGGATCTCGCGTCGGGCGCGTGGCTGCCGGTGGCGGGCAAAGCGTTCGCGGGGCAGCCGTTTAGCGGCGAATGGCCTGCGGGCAGCGTTGTCCGCATCATGACCGGCGCGCCGGTGCCGCCGGGCTGCGAGGCCGTCATCATGCAGGAAGAGGCGCAAACCAGCGACGCGGGCGTGCGCTTCACGGCCGCCGCGCGCGTGGGCCAGCACATTCGCCGTCGCGGCGAAGATATCCGCCAGGGCGCGGTAGTGATGGAGGCGGGCCAGAAGCTGAGCGCCGCCGAACTGCCGCTGCTCGCCTCGCTCGGCATTCCTGAAGTGGACGTCGTGCGCAAGCCGCGCGTCGCGATCTTCTCGACCGGCGATGAACTCCAGCTCCCCGGCCAGCCGCTCGCGGAAGGCCAGATTTACGACACCAACCGCCTCGCGGTGCATCTGATGCTCGAAGCGCTCGGCTGCGACGTGATTAACCTCGGCATTATTCGTGACGACCCGGACGCCCTGCGCGCCGCGTTTCTGGAAGCCGACCGCGAGGCCGATGTGGTGCTAAGCTCTGGCGGCGTGTCGGTGGGCGAAGCCGACTACACCAAAACGCTGCTGGAAGAACTCGGCGAAATCGGCTTCTGGAAGCTCGCTATCAAGCCTGGCAAACCGTTCGCCTTTGGCCGGCTGGCGAACAGCTGGTTCTGCGGCCTGCCGGGCAACCCGGTTTCCGCCGCCGTCACGTTCTACCAGCTGGTGCAGCCGCTGCTGGCGAAGCTGAGCGGCCAGCAGGTCGTTCGCGCGCCGCGCCTGCGGGTGCGCGCGGCGGAGCGCCTGAAAAAATCCCCCGGACGGCTCGATTTCCAGCGCGGCGTGCTGCGCACCGGCGCTGACGGCCAGCCGGAAGTCATCAGCACTGGTCACCAGGGCTCGCATATTTTCAGCTCGTTCACCCAGGGCAACTGTTTTATCGTGCTGGAGCGCGAGCGCGGCCACGTCGAGCCGGGCGAATGGGTTGAGGTCGAGCCGTTTAATCACCTGTTCGGAGGCTGA
- the gsiA gene encoding glutathione ABC transporter ATP-binding protein GsiA, whose protein sequence is MPNHDVLPEEEVLSVSGLNVCFMEEGERTAAVRGLSFSLKRGETLAIVGESGSGKSVTALSLMRLIEQAGGVMESGPLLLRRRNQQVIDLRTLSQKQMRDVRGADMAMIFQEPMTSLNPVFPVGEQIAESIRLHQGFGRDKAMREAKRMLDLVRIPESEAMLTRFPHQLSGGMRQRVMIAMALSCRPAVLIADEPTTALDVTIQAQILQLIRVLQQEMSMGVIFITHDMGVVANMADRVLVMYQGEAVETGTVEEVFRRPAHPYTRTLLAAVPRLGAMNGTDLPRKFPLHHAPRCDIDLPEAEQDTVVPDSEPILQVRDLVTRFPVRSGILNRVKREVHAVEKVSFDLWPGETLSLVGESGCGKSTTGRSLLRLVETQGGSITFSGKRIDTLSDSAMQAVRRDMQFIFQDPYASLDPRLTVGYSIMEPLLVHRLLDGDAARKRVAWLLERVGLKPEHAWRYPHEFSGGQRQRICIARALALNPKVVIADESVSALDVSIRAQIINLLLDLQRDFGISFLFISHDMAVVERISHRVAVMYLGQIVEIGPRRAVFENPQHPYTRKLMAAVPVADPGHPRRQPVLISDEIPSATRPKGDEPFVAPLVQVGQGHYVARHPVGATDHHF, encoded by the coding sequence GTGCCCAACCATGATGTATTGCCTGAAGAAGAGGTGTTGTCGGTCTCTGGCCTGAACGTCTGCTTTATGGAAGAAGGAGAGCGTACCGCCGCGGTGCGCGGGCTCTCATTCAGCCTGAAACGCGGCGAAACGCTGGCGATTGTCGGCGAATCGGGCTCCGGCAAATCGGTCACCGCGCTCTCGCTGATGCGCCTGATTGAACAGGCGGGCGGCGTGATGGAGAGCGGCCCGCTGCTGCTGCGCCGCCGCAACCAGCAGGTTATCGACCTGCGAACGCTTTCCCAAAAACAGATGCGCGACGTGCGCGGCGCCGATATGGCGATGATTTTTCAGGAGCCGATGACCTCCCTAAACCCGGTGTTTCCGGTGGGCGAGCAGATAGCCGAGTCGATTCGCCTGCATCAGGGCTTCGGGCGCGACAAGGCGATGCGCGAAGCTAAACGGATGCTCGACCTGGTGCGCATCCCGGAGTCCGAGGCGATGCTGACGCGCTTTCCGCACCAGCTCTCCGGCGGGATGCGCCAGCGCGTGATGATTGCGATGGCGCTCTCGTGCCGTCCGGCGGTGCTGATCGCCGATGAGCCGACCACGGCGCTGGATGTCACCATTCAGGCGCAGATCCTGCAACTCATCCGCGTGCTCCAGCAGGAGATGTCGATGGGCGTGATTTTTATCACCCACGACATGGGCGTGGTCGCCAATATGGCCGACCGGGTGCTGGTGATGTACCAGGGCGAGGCGGTTGAAACCGGCACCGTCGAGGAGGTTTTTCGTCGTCCGGCGCACCCGTATACCCGCACGCTGCTGGCCGCGGTGCCGCGCCTCGGCGCGATGAACGGCACCGATCTGCCGCGTAAATTTCCGCTGCATCACGCCCCGCGCTGCGACATCGACCTGCCGGAAGCCGAGCAGGATACGGTCGTGCCGGACAGCGAACCGATTTTGCAGGTGCGCGACCTGGTCACGCGCTTTCCGGTGCGCAGCGGGATCCTCAACCGCGTAAAGCGTGAAGTGCATGCGGTTGAAAAGGTGAGTTTTGACCTGTGGCCGGGCGAGACGCTGTCGCTGGTGGGCGAATCGGGCTGCGGGAAGTCCACCACCGGGCGCTCGCTGCTACGCCTCGTGGAGACCCAGGGCGGCTCGATTACCTTCAGCGGCAAGCGCATCGACACGCTCTCCGACAGCGCCATGCAGGCGGTGCGTCGCGATATGCAGTTTATTTTTCAGGATCCCTATGCCTCGCTCGATCCGCGCCTGACGGTGGGCTACTCCATTATGGAACCGCTGCTGGTGCACCGTTTGCTTGACGGCGACGCGGCGCGCAAGCGGGTGGCGTGGCTGCTGGAACGCGTCGGGCTTAAGCCCGAACACGCCTGGCGTTATCCGCATGAGTTCTCCGGCGGCCAGCGCCAGCGCATTTGCATCGCACGCGCGCTGGCGCTCAACCCGAAAGTGGTGATCGCCGATGAGTCGGTATCCGCGCTGGATGTGTCGATCCGCGCGCAAATCATTAACCTGCTGCTCGATTTGCAGCGCGATTTCGGCATTTCGTTTCTGTTTATTTCGCACGATATGGCGGTGGTGGAGCGCATCAGCCATCGCGTGGCGGTGATGTATCTTGGACAAATTGTCGAGATAGGTCCACGGCGCGCGGTGTTTGAAAATCCCCAGCATCCGTACACCCGCAAGCTCATGGCGGCGGTGCCGGTGGCCGATCCTGGTCATCCGCGCCGTCAGCCAGTGCTCATTTCCGATGAGATCCCGAGCGCCACGCGCCCGAAAGGCGACGAGCCGTTTGTCGCGCCGCTGGTGCAGGTGGGGCAGGGCCATTACGTGGCGCGTCATCCCGTTGGGGCGACGGATCATCATTTTTAA
- the moeB gene encoding molybdopterin-synthase adenylyltransferase MoeB, with amino-acid sequence MSEALSDAEMLRYNRQIILRDFDFDGQERLKAASVLVVGLGGLGCAAAPYLAAAGVGSLTLLDFDTVALSNLQRQVLHRDAAIGQPKVASAQESLRAINPHCHIDTVNAQLDDAALAALIARHALVLDCTDNVATRNQLNALCFRHQVPLVSGAAIRMEGQISVFTWQPNEPCYRCLSRLFGENALTCVEAGVMAPLVGVIGSLQAMEAIKVLARYGEPCAGKLIIYDALRTQFREMKLARNPHCEVCGDGR; translated from the coding sequence ATGAGCGAGGCGCTAAGCGATGCGGAGATGCTGCGCTATAACCGGCAAATCATCCTGCGCGATTTTGATTTCGACGGCCAGGAGCGACTGAAAGCCGCGTCGGTGCTGGTGGTGGGCCTCGGCGGGCTCGGCTGCGCCGCCGCGCCGTATCTGGCGGCAGCGGGCGTCGGCAGCCTGACGCTGCTCGATTTCGACACGGTCGCGCTCTCCAACCTGCAACGCCAGGTGCTGCATCGCGACGCCGCCATCGGCCAGCCGAAAGTGGCCTCGGCGCAGGAGTCGCTGCGCGCCATTAATCCGCACTGCCACATCGATACGGTTAACGCGCAGCTCGACGACGCGGCGCTCGCCGCGCTCATCGCCCGTCACGCGCTGGTGCTCGACTGCACCGATAACGTGGCGACGCGCAATCAGCTTAACGCGCTCTGTTTTCGTCATCAGGTGCCGCTGGTGTCCGGCGCGGCTATTCGCATGGAAGGCCAGATCAGCGTCTTTACCTGGCAACCCAACGAGCCGTGCTATCGCTGCCTGAGCCGCCTGTTTGGCGAGAACGCGCTGACCTGCGTGGAGGCGGGCGTCATGGCCCCGCTGGTGGGCGTGATTGGCTCGCTGCAGGCGATGGAAGCCATCAAGGTGCTGGCGCGCTACGGCGAGCCGTGCGCCGGAAAGCTGATTATCTATGATGCCCTGCGCACGCAGTTTCGCGAGATGAAACTGGCGCGCAACCCGCATTGCGAGGTGTGCGGCGACGGGCGTTAG